From a single Dendropsophus ebraccatus isolate aDenEbr1 chromosome 8, aDenEbr1.pat, whole genome shotgun sequence genomic region:
- the STN1 gene encoding CST complex subunit STN1, with protein sequence MEEIPSLLWGLDPVFLAFAKLYIKDILELKESHQVSGIFFYNGHPIKQVDILGTVVSVREKEAFYSYGVDDSTGVINCTCWKSSGPKSSSEDQKSSSEAKDLDGLMQELYRRESRQAKMEIGDVIRVRGYIKVFRNQREVVASTFYKVDDPTLDVQMTQMLDLPHLYRNVYDKPFTIPDLLTDPSHGVSHDAVLSHSSLVLQLSEKIKEFLDENQIGNFYQRELESVPSLLSTTKPSHKTEAGEGSSVTSREIHNVFKDAIHLLQEKGIVYVKGRKTGVYQVTDQDKELHKLALRVIQEDCRRQRHADKGCHLLHILNCVQQTYGSSINETILQRVIDTLERNSDIISTMDKYYTSF encoded by the exons ATGGAAGAAATaccatcactgttatgggggttggATCCAGTGTTCCTAGCATTTGCCAAGTTGTACATTAAAGACATTCTGGAACTAAAAGAGTCTCATCAAGTATCTG GAATCTTTTTCTACAATGGTCATCCCATTAAACAAGTGGATATTTTAGGAACGGTTGTCAGCGTTAGAGAGAAGGAAGCTTTCTACAGCTATGGAG TGGACGATAGCACCGGAGTTATTAACTGTACATGCTGGAAATCCTCTGGACCAAAATCTTCTTCAG AGGATCAGAAAAGTTCATCAGAAGCAAAGGATCTGGATGGATTAATGCAAGAGCTGTACAGACGGGAGAGCAGACAAGCCAAGATGGAAATAGGTGACGTCATCAGAGTCCGGGGTTACATCAAGGTCTTCAGAAACCAGAGGGAGGTGGTTGCCTCAACCTTCT atAAAGTTGATGACCCCACACTGGATGTACAGATGACCCAAATGTTGGACCTCCCACACCTTTACAGAAATGTCTATGATAAACCCTTTACTATCCCCGATCTCCTTACAGATCCATCGCATGGAGTCTC ACATGATGCCGTGCTGTCACATTCCAGCCTTGTTTTACAGctgagtgaaaaaataaaagagtttcTGGATGAAAACCAAATCGGCAATTTTTACCAGCGGGAATTGGAAAGTGTGCCATCCCTACTGTCCACCACCAAACCAAGCCATAAGACCGAGGCGGGG GAAGGTTCCAGCGTCACATCTAGAGAAATTCATAATGTATTCAAGGATGCCATCCATCTACTTCAGGAAAAGGGCATTGTGTACGTGAAGGGCCGTAAGACAGGAGTGTATCAG GTAACTGATCAGGACAAAGAGTTGCATAAATTAGCCCTGAGGGTCATCCAGGAGGATTGCCGGAGGCAGAGGC ATGCCGATAAaggctgccacctcctccacATACTAAACTGTGTGCAGCAAACATATGGTTCCAGCATCAATGAGACCATACTGCAGCGAGTCATTGATACTCTGGAAAGGAACAGCGACATCATTAGCACCATGGACAAGTATTACACATCCTTCTGA